The Amaranthus tricolor cultivar Red isolate AtriRed21 chromosome 2, ASM2621246v1, whole genome shotgun sequence genome contains the following window.
TGATATACGGTCCAAAGACAAAGGCGGAAAATAATGTGTCACAGAAATAGGGTATATCATCTGGCCGTTCATGTGCTCAGCATTGTCTACATTGAGATGTTTGTCCGATAAGCTCCGTCCTTTAAGAGATGAATAACAAAGATATATCAAAACATTCTTTACAAAAACCCGAATCATGACTAAGGCTATGAGGTTTACCATGAAATCGAGCAACAGCGGTGATTGCTTCTGAAGGACTGGAGAAAGTAACCCAGCCAAACCCTTTACTGATACCATTTGAGTAGCACAATACTTTAGCTTGAACTACCGTTCCACAGAGACTAAAGCATGATTTAACCATACTTTCGTCGAGGTTTGGATCGAGGTTATTCACATAAACAGTGGCAGCCCTCCATTTTgcctctttttcctttttcattttctctcttTCCGTCTTCTTAACAGCTCTTGCCACATACAGAACTCCACAGGCTTACACATGAAATATTAGCAAAAAGTAATAGTATCAGAATTCAACGATATGAGTGATTAAATCGAGTTTATAAACTTATTACCTTGTTCCCAAGTGCTTCCATTTAGAGCTTTCAGTGCCTTATCCGCATCTTCAGGAGACTCGAAATTGACAAAGCCAAATTTCTTGGAGTTCCCATGATCCTCTCTCATGATAGCAGAACTTGTTACCTTCCCAAAGTTGGAGAACTTCTCCTTAAGATCATCCTCAGTAACATGTGCTTTCAAGTTCTTTACAtacaaatttgtgaaagtttGATTCCTCTGGCTGCTCTTCATGAAAATACCGACATATCTGAAATCGATTCATTCCATCAAAACAATTCGATTCGCCATGAAGGGGAGCagaactaataataaaaggCTAAAACCTTAAAAAGACTAATTAATACCTAACTATTATACATCCAAACAAAAGTCACTTTAATTGCTAGTTTTTACACTCAAATCCATTCCAATCCATTTCACATCGCCATAAAATGGCTTCCACGTACATGGGTTTTGGGATCAAACATACGCAACATTACCCTTAACTTCAACAAAGAATAGAAATCATCAACTttaacttcatataaataagaagtgcacatgatttaatgagtcatttccAAAATTAAAGAACTATATAAATCTTAGGCCCTATGGAAATAAGGGATGTACATGGGGATACTGATAACAAAGAATAAAAAACATCGATTTTAACTTCGTATAAATAAGAATTTGTGCACATGATTTAGTGATATATTTAAATATGgtctattaaaaattaaagaactataaatctttggccgTATGGAAATAAGGGAGATAGTTTTTTACATCCATTATAAAGGATTTACTTCTTCCTAATATAGTAGGTAATATGATCAAATTGTCTATTACACAATTCACATAAAACTGGTTGAATGACCAACACAAACAACCAAGAAACTGCAAGTTTTCTATTACAATATTTGGACTAAATTCAAGAAGTAAATAAGCACAAGAACTACAAAAAGCTATCTATCACTAAACCAAAATCTTCTTGATAAATCTGATCATAACATTGCTTTAGAAAGAGGGCTTACATTGTCTTTCCTTCAAACGAAGTACCATTTAAAGAAGTGAGAGCTTTCATGGCAGATTCCTCATCATCAAACTGAACAAAACCGAAACCTTTGCTCTTTCCATTGTTATCTTCTGCAACCTTGCAGGACAGAACAGTGCCAAACTTGCTAAAAAAGTGATCTAAACAAGCGCTAGTGATAGAAGGGGCTAAGTTCTTGACATAAAGATTGGCATTCCCAGTCTTCCTTTGAAATGGATTCCTATCACACCGCATTATCCTCATAGGCTTCCCTTTCAAGTCAGTGTGGTTCAGCAGAGATATTGCTTTAGAAGCTGCCCGGAATCAAATTCAACCCATAAAATTCATCAATTAAGGACCAAATCTTTAACATATTAAACAATCAAGAACCCTAATTCTTGAATTACTGAAATAAGCTTCAAAGAATTGCTAAAATGTCATTATTCAAGCATAATTTTCCAAATTCAGATGTCATAATTTTCTCAAATTCATATAATGCTACAAATCAAGAAGTTACAACAAAGCTTGTTACTATTCATTCAGACAAAGAAACAAACACATTTTATATCACCAAACAAATA
Protein-coding sequences here:
- the LOC130805349 gene encoding polyadenylate-binding protein 2-like; this translates as MTVMVENVSKTSDIHQHKKLSLYVGDLDPTVNAIDLCEIFCRVGYVTGVRVCYDKLGFSLCYGYVNFSSPLEASKAISLLNHTDLKGKPMRIMRCDRNPFQRKTGNANLYVKNLAPSITSACLDHFFSKFGTVLSCKVAEDNNGKSKGFGFVQFDDEESAMKALTSLNGTSFEGKTIYVGIFMKSSQRNQTFTNLYVKNLKAHVTEDDLKEKFSNFGKVTSSAIMREDHGNSKKFGFVNFESPEDADKALKALNGSTWEQACGVLYVARAVKKTEREKMKKEKEAKWRAATVYVNNLDPNLDESMVKSCFSLCGTVVQAKVLCYSNGISKGFGWVTFSSPSEAITAVARFHGRSLSDKHLNVDNAEHMNGQMIYPISVTHYFPPLSLDRISQGQIFNGNKGLNSYSYLCSANGHEAGTTTAQIQKSKLPKTRGKASDSKLNRKEADLIQIKQSGWSDPVLQQIKVTIMEVLDRKNQTHPEFSPVKPLQPEAKNDGSCSPVNF